The window CTTGCTCTTACGCTCGGATCAACTGGTGTTCTTACACTTGGTTCAAAGGTTTTAGCAGATAAGAATGATAATCCTACAAGCGGCTTCGGTGGTTATGGCCCTCTGGTTCCAGATCCAAATGGAATTCTTGATCTTCCAAAAGGCTTCCACTACAAAATCATTTCCAGAGAAGGCGAAGCGATGACCGATGGAAGCAAAATTCCTGGAGCGTTTGATGGAATGGCAGCTTTTGAAGGACCAAATAATACAACGATTCTTGTTCGTAACCATGAATTAAGTAATAGCGCAGAAAATCCTGTAGTCGGAAAAAATCCATACGATGCGGCGGCCGCAGGCGGAACAACGGCTCTCGTTGTAGGTGCCAATCGTGAGGTTATCAAAGAATATGTAACATCTTCCGGAACAATCCGAAATTGTGCTGGCGGAGCGACGCCATGGGGTACATGGTTGACCTGTGAAGAAACCCGTACCTCAACACATGGTTATGTATTTGAAGTAGATCCAACACAGCCGGAGAACGAATTGTCCAGAACTCCTATTAAGGAAATGGGGCGTTTCTCACACGAAGCATGTGCAATTGATCCATCAACCGGGTATGTATACTTAACTGAAGATGCCAGCCCAAGCTACTTCTACCGTTTCATTCCGAATGACACCAGCCAAACAGTAGGCTCTTTACATAAAGGCGGTAAGCTTTATGCGGCGGCGATTGAAAAAGTAACAGATCCAAAAGCAAGCACGTTTAAAACCGGGCAAACATTCCAAATCGTTTGGAAGGAAGTTGATCCTCACTTATGCCGCGAGGAAGCTAAGGCTCAAAACTGTATCGAATTCTCTAGACTAGAGGGAGCGTTCTTCCAAAGCGGAGTCTTCTGGTTCGATGACACATCAGCCGGCGAGAAAAAGCTTGGACGCGTGTACCGTTATATTCCTCACACAAATACATTGGAATTGTTTTATGAGGGAAATGACGCCAAAGATATGGAATATCCAGATAATATCAGCATGACTCCTTGGGGCGACCTTTGGATTGCGGAAGATGGTTCAGGCCAAGACAGGCTACTCGGAATTACACCAGAAGGAAACGTCTATGTTTTTGCCGCCAACCGCTTAAGTGATTCTGAATTGGCAGGCCCAACCTTCTCGCCAGATGGAAAAACACTTTTCCTCAATATCCAGGACCCAGGCAAAACCTTTGCAATCTGGGGACCGTTCCAACGTAGAAACTCGGCACGCGCAAGGGAAATGTCCTATGCAACTCCTGCGAAACTCGCACCGCAAGTTTCAGAAAAAGTGGCTAAAGCAGCCGAAGCACAAGGCATGTCCATCCTCGAAGCAGCTGCATTCGAACGCGCTGGGGTGGATATTGGATAAATAGGTAGGTAAATAGAAATCCGGGGTAGGTGCCTGTCACTCCCCGGTTTTTCTTGTTTCACGGGGTGTTGTTCCACAGAAGAGGCTGTCTGCTATTCTTCTGCAAACCGGGTAGCTAGGTTACTACTATTTTTTATTTTGATACATATCCTTTGATATAGCCTATCTCAAAGGAGGGCCATATGTATCGAACCAAACGTCGTCCTGCAATGTTTCTAACTATTGGCGTGGTTTTTTTGATGATTGTTATTTGTTTGCTTTTTATTGTATTTTCCCCAGGCCATATGGCTAAACGGGTTGTAAATGAATTTTATTCTTATGAACAGCTTGGAAACTTCGGTGATTCCTGGCAGTTGCTGCATCCTTTTATGAAGGAAAAATGGCCAAAGAGTACCTATATTACCGATAGATCACATGTATTTATGGGGCATTTTGGTTCGGAGACCTTTGAATATTCGATTGAGGGCGGCGAAAAGATTAGCGGATGGAGCATGTCGAAAGACACACCGAAGTTTAAAAAGGTTTATAAGTTTGAGGTTATTCAAGAGTATAAGGGTAAATACGGAGCGTTTGCTTTTGTACAGGATGTTTATGTGGTGAAAAATAATGAAGGGGATTATGAGATTGTTTGGGATTATAATCAATAAGTCATGAATAATTAATCCCACTTGGTCACCTGCCAAAACTTAAGAGATGAACCGGGTGAAATTTTGTGATCCTGCAATAAAGAGGCTAGAGAATCCAATAGAGCCAGTCTCGTAGATTAATCAGGGTTCGGGAGAGTCGGATTAATCCAATAGAGCCGGTCTCATAGATTAATCGGTGTTTGGGGAACGCAGATAAATCCAAGAGAACCTGTCTCATAGCGTTCATAGACCTGAACCTTATAATTATAACCGAATTTTTCAAATGGCCCGGCACTGAGCAGCCGGGTTTCTTTTTTGGAATGTAATAAAACTCCAGGATGAATCAATTAATGAAGGATTACCGCAGTTTTTGTTGAAATTCTTATAAAGGAAGGAATATCCATCAGTTTTACCAGTGGTCCGAAAAAAGCGGGTTGAAGTTAAGCCATAACTGTTAGGTGGGATTCAAATGAAAATATTAAATCTATTCTTTGAAAAACAAAAAAGAGAAAGCAGCAAACCTTTTAAGATTATTAATACACTCATTACTGTTTCTTTTATAATCGCAGCACTTCTGGCATTTAAATTTGGACTTCGCTTTTTTGTGAAATCTGGCTTTTTGCTTGGCGGCATTATGTTCTTAGTTAATGGCATAGAAGGCTATTTAATTAAGGACCAGAGGAAGAAAATAGCTGCTGACTTATGTTTATCGGCTTTATTCTTTCTCAATTACTTTTTTTGATAAAGTTTAATATTAATTTAATGATAGGGATGAGGATATGAAGCAAATTATCGCCCTTGGTGGCGGAGGCTTTTCTATGGAGCCGGAGAACCCTTTACTAGACCAATATATTTTAAAGCAATCACATCAAAGTAAGCCGAAAGTTTGCTTTGTGCCTACAGCCAGCGGTGATGCAGATGGGTATACATCACGGTTCTATCGTTATTTTGGAAACCTCGAATGTGAAACCTCGCATTTATCGTTATTCAATCCGCCAACAAGGGATTTAGAGGGGTTCGTATTGGATAAAGACATTATTTTTGTCGGCGGCGGGAATACGAAGAATTTACTAGTTTTATGGAAGGAATGGGGTCTCGATCATATACTGAAAAAGGCTTGGGAACAAGGTACTATTCTATCTGGAGTCAGTGCAGGTTCCATTTGCTGGTTTGAGGAAGGTGTCACGGATTCTTACGGAGACGGACTCGAACCGTTAGATGCTTTAGGATTTTTACCGGGAAGCAATTGCCCACATTATGATGGTGAATCCAATAGAAGGCCTGCTTATCAATCGTTTATATCAGGAAATATTTTAAAGCCCGGTATCGCGGCCGATGATGGAGTGGCAATTCATTACATTGGCCAGGAAATCCATAAAATCGTGAGCTCAAGGCCTAACGCTAAAGCATATAAGGTTTATATGGACAAAGAAATCCACGAGACTGAACTTGAAACCGAATATCTAGGTTGACCTAGACAACAGATTTCAATGCAAAAGGGAGAACGCTTGTGTACAAAATCTTGCTTATTGAGGATGACCCTCAGCTGTGCGAATTGATGAAGGAAAATCTGGAACGGTATGGCTATGAAGTCCATATTCCGGAACATTTTTCAAAAATAGAAGAAACGTTTAACAGGGTGAATCCCGACCTGGTCCTGCTGGATATTAACCTGCCTTACTACGATGGGTATTATTTGTGCAGGAGCTTTCGCAAGCAGTCCAATGTCCCGATTCTGGTGGTTTCGGCGAGGAGCCATGAGATGGACCAGGTTATGGCCATTGAGCTAGGGGCAGATGATTATATTACCAAGCCTTTTACATTTGAAATTCCGCAATCAAAAGTAAAGGCCTCGATCCGAAGGGTTTACGGAGAATACGCAGCCAAGGACACGAATACCGTATGTGTCGGTTCCCTTTGCATTGATGCCAAGGCACTGACTTTAACCTTTGGCCATAACCAGGTTGAGCTATCGAAAAACGAATACAAATTGCTGAAAAAATTGATAGAGCATTACGATGAGTTCGTGTCGAGGGAAGAGCTGATTGAAGAAGTGTGGGATTCGCTCACCTTTGTGGATGACAACACCCTCACAGTGAATATGACGAGAATCAGACATTTGCTGTCAGATTTGGGGGCCAGTCACGTGGTAAAAAGCAAAAGAGGAGTCGGGTACAAACTTTCCGATTCTTTTTCCATGAGGGATTGATGATGCAAAAAGCGATTTTTATAAATTTCTTGAAAGACAAACTCCCGACCATCACACTTTACCTGGCCTGCGTGGCCGCCATCATTATCTTTTTCCATCTTAGTGAACCTTCCAACACGGAGATTTTCTATCCCGTTTCAATTGCCGTTTTTTTATTGGCCGCATGCCTCGCCATCGACTGGCTCCGCTACTACCCTGCCAACCAGGCGATCGCTCTTATGCTGATGAATCAGGATACGGAACTGCAGCCGCATACGGAAGAACAGAAGGCTTTTCAGAAATTAGTACATAAAATGACAGGTCAATACACCCGGAAAAACAATGAATTGAAGGAACAAAATAAAGAGCGGCTCTATTTTCTATCCCACTGGCTGCACCATTTAAAAACGCCTGTGTCGGTAATCGAGCTTCTTACGAACAAAGGAAATCAAGCTCAGGACGACAATGAAATTTTTGAAAAAATAAGGCATGAGAATAATCGGCTGCACACATCTATCCAGCAAGGTCTTACGATGATCAGGATGGAGGGCTTTGAAAACGATCTTGAGGTGAAGTCGGTCGATTTGCTCCCTTCCTTGCGAAAATTAATAAACGACAGAAAAAAAGAATGTATCTATCATTCTATTTACCCGTCCATCGAATTCGAAGGCGAGAGCGCGATGATTGCGTCAGACCCAAAGTGGAACGAGATTTTACTGGAACAGATTATTTCAAACGCAATCAAGTATTCCTCTCCCAAACTCGGGAGCAAAAAGCTCATCCTGCAAATAGAAAAGACCGGTAAGCATGTCAGCTTAACCGTTAAGGATGAAGGGATTGGTATTCCAGCGTATGATCTTGAGCGTGTTTTCCAGCCTTTTTTTACGGGAGATAACGGAAGAGCCCACTCAAACTCCACCGGAATTGGTTTGTATTTGAGCAAGAAAATTGCCGAAAAGCTTGGTGCTTCCATCAACATTGAGTCTGAACCGTCTAAAGGGACCGCCGTCACAATCCGGTGGTTAGCCGGAACCGATTAGGTGCCTGTCACTCCCCGGTTTTTCTTGTTTCACGAGAGTGTGTTTCACAGCGGGCGTGGAAACCAATAATTTCAATGGGCTGTCTAGATTCCTAATTTCAAGGGATACCTTACAAAAATGTAAGGTATCTCTTAGTGTTTCCGATGGTTGCGTTTCTGAGGTTATCTTAAAATGATGGTAGCCGAACGACGGGAGGAGAAGTATGGTTATTTTAGATGTGAAGGATATTGTAAAAATATACGGGGGCTCAAGCGGGGATGGCTCGACGACTGCATTGGGCGGGGTGAGTTTGTCTGTTAAAGAAGGAGAGTTCATTGCGGTTATGGGTCCCTCGGGGAGCGGAAAAACGACTCTGCTGAATGTGCTAAGCGGAATTGACCAGCCAACTTCGGGGGAGGTGGTCATCTCAGGTCAGGAAATAAGCGAAATGAAAGGAGATGAACTGGCTCTTTTTCGCAGGAAAAAGCTCGGGTATGTGTTTCAGGACTTCAATCTGCTGGATAGCTTAACGGTAAAAGAAAATATCCTTCTCCCGATGGTGCTTGAGAAAAAGACAGCAGCCGAAATGGAAGAGAAGCTCGGCGAACTGGCGAAGCTTTTTGAAATAGAACATATTCTGTCAAAGTATCCATATACGATTTCCGGCGGCCAGCAGCAGCGGACCGCGGTAAGCAGGGCGCTTGTGAATGAACCGGCGATTCTCTTTGCCGACGAGCCAACCGGGAATCTGGATTCCAAATCATCCGCAGTCATCATGGAGTGTTTTGAAAAAATTGTTACCGAACTTTCCACCACGGTACTGCTCGTGACCCATGATGTATTTGCCGCCAGCTACTGCCAGAAGGTTGTTTTTATCAAAGACGGCCTCATTTACTCGACGATTGTAAAAAAAGGGAGCAGGAAGGAGTTCCTGAATCAAATCATGGATAACCTGGCTGTCCTGGGGGGCAAAACCCATGACATTTAATGGAGTCATTTGGAAGATGGCCAAGGCCAACTATAAAAAGTACATTTTCTATTATTTGTGTAACACCTTTGCCGTTATGTTCTTCTTTATGTACTCAACCGTTTATTTCAACGGCCAGGTTGAGAAGGCAAGAAAGCTCGACGGTATCCAGGATGCCCTGTCGGTTCCGGGGGTTGCCCTGATTGTTTTTACCATCTTCTTCATTGCAATGGCTCACACTATTTTTATGAAAAGAAGGAGAAGTGAATTTGGGCTTTTCATGACGTTGGGCATGTCCCAGCGCGATATTTTGAGATTGCTCGTTTTAGAGAATGGGGTTATTGCGGCCTCTTCGATTGCAACCGGTATACTGGCCGGGTCTGTATTCTCGAGACTGTTTTTCATGATATTAATGAACCGTGTCGGGATTGAGGATGTTTCGTTCCATATAAGCGGCAAAATGTTCCTGTACACACTTGGTATGTTTTTGGCTGTTTTTTTACTCGCGGTAGGGAACTCGCTTTTTCTTACGCTAAAAAGCAGTGTGCTGCTAAGCATGAAGAGCAACAGGGTTTCTGAAACGATAAAACTGAGAAGTCCCATCATCGGCTTATTTGGGTTTGTGGTCTTGGTCGGCTCCTTGGTGACCTTGTATGTTACATATAAGAATTCATCCGACGGGTTTTTGCCGTTATGGACAATCGGCGTTTTTGGGGGTCTGTATATTACGCTAAATCAGTTTACCAGCTTCCTGATTGCAGCCGCTAAGAAAATACCGGCATTTTACTATCGGAGGATGCTGTTTTTTACAAGCCTTGATTACAAGTTTAAACAGCTGACATCTATTATCACGCTTGTTTCCATCATGACGATGATTACGATTTTTTACAGTACCTTACTACTTACGTTCTATTTGTCCTCCGAAAAGGATGCGGTAAGCAGCAATCCTTATGATGTGGCCTTTTACCAGAATGAAACAAAAAATAACCTGCCTGAGGAAGAGCTGGATGCCGTGCTTAACCAGCCCGAACATCCGATTGAAGAACATATCGTCATACCAATTCTTTCGCACTTTCAAAAACATCCATATGCCCAGGGATTTGAACCCTTTTCTTTCATGGGGCTGGATGACTTCAACACGTTAACCTCTCGTTCTGCGACACTGAAGGATGATGAGTATCTCCTCTATTTAAATATGGAGCCCCAATATGGGGACGTCGATGTTACTCAATCCCTACAGCTGACCATTGATAATAAAAAGGCAGAGTATGACTTTAAAGAGAAAGTTGTTCAAAAGACCATCAACCCAATGCCAAATGCATATGAATTTATCGTTGTGAGCCAAAACGAATTTGACTTTCTGACTGAATCGTTGAATGCGTATGAATATAATCTCCATTTAATCAATGTGGCTGACTGGAAGGCAACAGCCGCTGCAGTAGAAAATCTGGAAGAGAAATTTGCCGATTACAATCGGAGTACAGCACCGATTGAGGACCAGCGCACACAGTTTACAACCGAAGAGGAGCTGCTCCAGGTCGCCTCCAAGGTAGGTGATTACCACAACAAGAGGAACTCCAACGGCATGATATTTTTCGTGACTACCTTTTTAAGCATCATGTTCTTTTTTGGAACATTCATCCTTCTGTACCTCAACCTTTTCTCAGAAATTGAGGAGGAAAAAGCTAAATACAGAAAGCTCTATAAAATAGGAATGGAATTGAAGGAGGTAAAGAGAAATATCTCGAGGGAACTGATTACAATTTTCTTTGTTCCAACCCTGATTGGAACCGTATTGGCCGCCCTTTACGTGGTCATCTTGTCTACAGATGTTGGCGGAATCATGAATAACTTAGACATGCTGTATCACTTTTTTATGATTTCATTCATTTATCTAGCCATCCAAATTATTTATTATTTCTATTTAAGGAATAAAATGATGAAGTACTTAATTTAAATGCTATATTAAACAACGTTGTTGATTTCCGCTCCAGGCGCTTCGCTTTCCACGGGCGGCCTGGGAGCCTGTCTAGCTGCGGCTCCTAGCTCCTCGAGGTCGCTTCGGTCCCTCAGCTGAAGTCAAAGAGCGACTTCTGCTTCAGGCCCTCCAGCGCTTGTCGGAGCTGAGCAGTCGCCTCGCTTTTCTATCTCCTCGTCGCTTTGCTCCTGTGGGGTCTCACACTGACCTTTTCTCCCGTAGGACGTTGGGTAATCTCCCCAGAAAATGCACCGCAGGAGAAAATGCGCTCTTTGCATTTTCGAACGAGTCTTCGCGCCTTCCGCTCCAATCATCAATGCTAATAAATCAACGATACCCATTAACATAGCTAATTTAAAAATTTGAAGAAAATGCAAACCTCGGTTAGCGGTACTTTGGGAGGCCGCTAGCCGAGGTTATTTTATGAATAGCCAAAAAGCGGAAATCAGCAAGTTTAGTGAGGCAGTTTCGGTATGATTTAACCTCATGAGCCAGGATTTATCGCAGGGGTAGTTATCGGAAGAGTTAGTTTCACTTTCGTACCTAAATGTTTAGTACTCTTAACCTCGATGTTTCCACCCAAGTTCTCAATAATTCTGTATACTACCATCATTCCAAGACCGGTTCCCTCTAACGAATTTGAATAGAAGGGCAAACCTAAATTTTTCAGTTGTTCATCCTCTATCCCTTTCCCGTCATCTTCTATTGTAATTTTGCAGGCAGTATCTGTAACTTCACAATAAATCTCAATCATGCTGCTATTGGCTTCAATGCTATTATTAAAAATATTGACCAGGGCTTGGGTAACCTGCTCAAGGTTACCAGGAATAGTGCATGACGGGATAGTATTCGTTTTTATTTGAGTATTTTTGCTGGAAGCAAGCGGGCTTATTAGGTCAATTGAATTGGAAAGGGCATATTCTAATTTAAATTTACCGCTTTTATCTGTATATGGCTTTGCAAATGTTAAATAATCAGTTACAACCTTATCCACCTTATCAATCTCATCTAGCGCTAGTTGAAGGAAATATTCCTTCTTTTCGTGGAGAAGGTCTGGATCATCCTTCAACAACTGAAGTACTCCCCTGGAAGTTGTTAATGGATTTTTAATCTCATGATTTACAGCCGCTGCCAGCTGACTTAGGACGTCCATTTTTTCTGCCTGGATAATTTTCCTTCTCACTAAATAATTCCTATGAATAATTTCAAACATACAGGATACCAGGATTATTCCAAACGCATTAAATAAAATATAATCAAGCCAAATACCAAGATGGAACAAATCATTTTGAAAGCTGGAACTTGCTATAAGAAATATCAAGGAAAACAGAATATTTACCGCAACTCCCATTACGATTTTTAATTTTGAGGACAAGCGGAAATAGAATGGAGATAAAAATACGGTTAAAACGAAGAGTATGATAAAAATTGATATGGATATGAATACACCTGGACCCCCTTGTATTAACCTTACTATGATTCCTAGAATAGTTAGGATAAAGCCTGTTAAAGGACCGCCATATAAAATGCCGAACCAAAAAGGAATCCGGCGCAAATCATACTGAACCCCTGCAATTTGATAAATAGAAAAGGACATACATATTATCATTATTATACTTGAAACAAGTAAAATTGAGCGTTTATGGGCGTATCTGCTATTTGGATTACTTTCCCTCCAAATTTGATGAATGATAATGCCTAAAAGAATGACTAACAGATTGATTAAGAGATTTACCGTCACATTTACCATTACAGCCGGTGCTCCTTATATGCGAATTTCCTTATGTAAAATTAGGGTTGTTCTTTTGAGGAAGAAGGATTCTAATACAAAATTATACTCCTTGTTGTTATGTAAAAGGAAATTTAATTGTAGTGGATTCCTTGTGATTAGTTTTGTCAGGGGAAATTAAAAAAGTGTAAAGGAGATCCCTTTCATATCTCCTTTTACACTTATCTACTGATTACTTGGTCTTGTTGCTTCCTTTGAAATAGTAACTGTCCAAGAGACCACCGTAGTGCTATCTCTGACATTATTATTCTTGATGTTTATGAACATTGACAGAATGTTACTTTCATCATCATTAAGGTTATTGAGTGCATTGTAAATGGTTATCGGGTTTGAATATGGTTCATTTGGGCATTCGATTAATCCATCAGTGGTAAGGAAAAGACAATTTTCTCCTTGTCTTAATTCCCTTATCCCAACAGAGTAACAAGGAACCTCTTGGTCAAAAGTATTGACTTGTCCTATCCATTCATAAAATTGTCTTTGATTTAACTGATACTGACCTAATGCAGCTAATTCTTGATGAAATAAATAAAGAATACAGTCACCGACCGAAAACCACCACACATACTTATCTTTCCTTGCCACAATTAAACAAGCAGTTTCTCCTGTCACTTTTCGGCAAAGGGATAAGAACTCTTCACATTGAAACACATTTAATATTTCATCTTCCAATTTTTTAAAAGTTTCATGGTTTGTCTGTAAGGATAATAGAATTTTAATCTTGGGCTTTTTAAGAGCGAATTGGTCTAAAATTAGTTTTGCACTCTCTGATGTATTATGAGCGTCAAGGAGAATGACGAATTCCCAATCTTCCTTTTCATTCAAGCATACGAAACAACCATCTTCATTCTTATCCTGTCCTGCAAATGAATTACCACCATAACGCCCCACTATAATATGATTGAGCTGAAGAACATTTGGCTGATCAACGAAATTTTCCTGGCTGCCAACCCAACTGAAATCTTCGAAGGAGTTACCCATTTGGAGTATTCTTTAGATACGTTTTAATGCGGTTACAAAGTTTACTAACATCGTTATTGTTGCCCATAGGAGCATCTTCCCAATCGTAAACCGCATTTGGTCCCCAATATTCTTTAGGTGTGTTCGGATAACGTGGAACTAGGTGCATATGAAGGTGGGGAACAGCATCACCCAAAACATAAGAATAGATGTGTTCAGCATTTTCGCTTACGAATAGTGCCTTACTTACTCTTGCGATAATCATCCCAAAAGCCTTTGCTTCTTTCATAGTCATATCCCCAAGTGTTGGAGCATGTCGTTTAAGGTCAATCATAATATGGCCTAAATAATTGGGATGTCCATTTCTATCAATATGGCCAACATATACATATTCGTCTTCATAAATCGTTACTCCTGAAGTTGAGATAGTGCCAGCGTGTTTTTTACAAATAAAGCAATCCGCCAAAGAAATTCACCTCTTTTAAAATATTTCCAATATTATAATATAATGGTAGATACTATGGTATGATTTTTTAACATATTTACCTTTTAATCTAATGCTTTAGGAATTTTGTTGGGGGTGGAAATATGTCGATCATGAAAGTTGAAAAAGAATTTAAGATTGTTGGGATAAAAGGTAGTGGGGAGTTTGTTAACTTCGGAAATGAAGTACCCTTGCTTGCAAAACAGCTACTGAGCCGTTCAAACGAAATTCCAAATCGGACAGAAACCGAAATTGCGTTATATGAACCTAAAAAGGATGGGGAGCATAGAATAGGCCATTATTTAGTGGGATTAATTGTGAGTGAGAAATTAGATGAAGTGCCCTCAGGAATGAATTATTTTGAAACAAAAACAAGTTACATAACTACAAGAGGGAATATCTCTAATCTGGGAAAACTTCATTCGAATTTATTGAACTGGGCAAAAGAACAGGGTTATCAAAGAGATCTTGATTCTTATATTGTCGAGACATATCATCCTATGGGGGATGGAGAAGAAGAAGTACAGATATACTTGCCGATTCTAGATTAAGGTTCAAATCTACAATAGCTAAACAGATTCAAAAAAGACTAAACCAGGGAATTGGTTTAGTCTTTTTGATGTATTTGTGACAAGTACTTGTTTGCCTTCTGGCAGACAGAAACCGAACCTGTTTATCTATTGCAATTCCATCTTCAAGTCGGCGGCTTTTGTCCATCCTTTTAGGCTGATAAGTTTATAGATCGATAGTGAAATAATGATTGGCAGGATAATTCCTACCGCAATATAAATTGCCAGGACAATTGGACCTTGTTCGGCCAGGATGTTAATTGGCGCTATCAAGGAATTCAAACCGAGTCCGGCGAGCGCATAAGGTACTTTAAAATCAAAAATTACAGTAGCAATAGGAGCACAAATCATAGCCGCAATAAATGGCGGGATCGCCAATCGAGGATTTTTCACCAGGTTAGGGAATTGTACCTTTGGTGTAATCAAGGATTGGGCAATGTTGGCACCAACATCGTTTTGTTTATACGACATTGCCGTAAATGCTGCAAACTGTACGGTACAGCCAATCAATGCAGCCGCGCTGGATACAGGGTCAAGCTGAAGTGCAACCGCAATCGCCGCGGAGGATGCTGGTGACATAAGGAAAATGCTCCAAACAAGCGATATGATCATCGGACCAATAATCGGCGACCCTTCAACCGATGCAGCAATTTGCGCACTCAGCCAGTTAATGAAAGGAGTCGTGATCATTGCCAGGAATACTCCAGAGACGCCCCCTACAAATACAGCCGAAAACGGAATTGCCATCATATCGAGCTTTGTTTTTCCCATAACTCTTTTTCCTACCCATGTAGCGATAATTGCGGCCAATACAGCACTGAGCGGCTGCCCGGTCACGAGTGTTACCCCGCCGTCTTCAGTAAGTTGGACGGCTTGGGCACCTATTGTACTCGAAGCCATCACGCTGAAAATTACTAGTGTATTGCCGCCAAGCTGGTAGGCGATTCCCGCGCCAAGTGCCGGAGCGAGCATAAGCTGTGTTGCTTTGCCAATTTGATTGAACCCTTCCCAGCCAGTAAAGGTTCCTAAAGATTCAATGAGCAGGCCGATCCCAAGCGTAACGAGGACTGCATTGGCAAGCCCTTGTGAAGCTTTATACATACGGTCAATCAAATATTTTTTTGTTGATGGTTTCATGATGTTACTGCCTCCTGAGTTTGTTTATCAAATTTTCTGAATTTTACCCTTAAAAGTTGCCGAACGTTATACCTAGTAATAAGAGCTACTATAATTTATTTGATAATTGTTATTATAGTATAACTTTTTAAAAATTGTGTCAATATTTTTTATTTATTCAGAAAGCTTTAAAACGCTTTCATTTATTGTTTTTTTGTTCTTCTGTAACTATAAATGTAAGTTTTGAGCTTGTTGTATATATTTTTGTCGCAAATTGTTCACTATTATAGCGATTGATGAACTGGGGGAGGGGAAACTATAAACTAACTAGACCATGTTTGGGGAGGAATCAGAGATGATTCGTGATTTGGAGAATTCAGAGGTTAGTTCGGTAATTTTTATCCGGGATTATTTACAGTTGTATTTTGAAGGGGATAGAAGATGCGGAACGCTTACCGCCTATTCATTGCCGAAGTCGATTGTATGTGGAAGAGAGTTTGATCATTCTACTCCTGGTTATCGGGATTCATTGTGTTCATTTATCAGTCACCAGGTGAAGCGGTCTGAAATGGAGGAGTGGAAAATCAAGCTCGTTTTTGATAATGATGACAGGCTTGAAATTCCCTTGCACCAGGATCAAGAGTTGGGGCTTGAATCAGCGATGCTGCGAATCGATGATGAAATTCTGATTTGGTAGTCTTGGTTGCTGGGTGGGACAGACGGTACCGTAAAAAGGCCCTTTGTAG is drawn from Bacillus sp. FJAT-18017 and contains these coding sequences:
- a CDS encoding HIT family protein, translating into MADCFICKKHAGTISTSGVTIYEDEYVYVGHIDRNGHPNYLGHIMIDLKRHAPTLGDMTMKEAKAFGMIIARVSKALFVSENAEHIYSYVLGDAVPHLHMHLVPRYPNTPKEYWGPNAVYDWEDAPMGNNNDVSKLCNRIKTYLKNTPNG
- a CDS encoding PTS transporter subunit IIC; translation: MKPSTKKYLIDRMYKASQGLANAVLVTLGIGLLIESLGTFTGWEGFNQIGKATQLMLAPALGAGIAYQLGGNTLVIFSVMASSTIGAQAVQLTEDGGVTLVTGQPLSAVLAAIIATWVGKRVMGKTKLDMMAIPFSAVFVGGVSGVFLAMITTPFINWLSAQIAASVEGSPIIGPMIISLVWSIFLMSPASSAAIAVALQLDPVSSAAALIGCTVQFAAFTAMSYKQNDVGANIAQSLITPKVQFPNLVKNPRLAIPPFIAAMICAPIATVIFDFKVPYALAGLGLNSLIAPINILAEQGPIVLAIYIAVGIILPIIISLSIYKLISLKGWTKAADLKMELQ
- a CDS encoding protein phosphatase 2C domain-containing protein; this encodes MGNSFEDFSWVGSQENFVDQPNVLQLNHIIVGRYGGNSFAGQDKNEDGCFVCLNEKEDWEFVILLDAHNTSESAKLILDQFALKKPKIKILLSLQTNHETFKKLEDEILNVFQCEEFLSLCRKVTGETACLIVARKDKYVWWFSVGDCILYLFHQELAALGQYQLNQRQFYEWIGQVNTFDQEVPCYSVGIRELRQGENCLFLTTDGLIECPNEPYSNPITIYNALNNLNDDESNILSMFINIKNNNVRDSTTVVSWTVTISKEATRPSNQ
- a CDS encoding GyrI-like domain-containing protein — protein: MSIMKVEKEFKIVGIKGSGEFVNFGNEVPLLAKQLLSRSNEIPNRTETEIALYEPKKDGEHRIGHYLVGLIVSEKLDEVPSGMNYFETKTSYITTRGNISNLGKLHSNLLNWAKEQGYQRDLDSYIVETYHPMGDGEEEVQIYLPILD
- a CDS encoding FtsX-like permease family protein; translation: MTFNGVIWKMAKANYKKYIFYYLCNTFAVMFFFMYSTVYFNGQVEKARKLDGIQDALSVPGVALIVFTIFFIAMAHTIFMKRRRSEFGLFMTLGMSQRDILRLLVLENGVIAASSIATGILAGSVFSRLFFMILMNRVGIEDVSFHISGKMFLYTLGMFLAVFLLAVGNSLFLTLKSSVLLSMKSNRVSETIKLRSPIIGLFGFVVLVGSLVTLYVTYKNSSDGFLPLWTIGVFGGLYITLNQFTSFLIAAAKKIPAFYYRRMLFFTSLDYKFKQLTSIITLVSIMTMITIFYSTLLLTFYLSSEKDAVSSNPYDVAFYQNETKNNLPEEELDAVLNQPEHPIEEHIVIPILSHFQKHPYAQGFEPFSFMGLDDFNTLTSRSATLKDDEYLLYLNMEPQYGDVDVTQSLQLTIDNKKAEYDFKEKVVQKTINPMPNAYEFIVVSQNEFDFLTESLNAYEYNLHLINVADWKATAAAVENLEEKFADYNRSTAPIEDQRTQFTTEEELLQVASKVGDYHNKRNSNGMIFFVTTFLSIMFFFGTFILLYLNLFSEIEEEKAKYRKLYKIGMELKEVKRNISRELITIFFVPTLIGTVLAALYVVILSTDVGGIMNNLDMLYHFFMISFIYLAIQIIYYFYLRNKMMKYLI
- a CDS encoding sensor histidine kinase, whose amino-acid sequence is MRRKIIQAEKMDVLSQLAAAVNHEIKNPLTTSRGVLQLLKDDPDLLHEKKEYFLQLALDEIDKVDKVVTDYLTFAKPYTDKSGKFKLEYALSNSIDLISPLASSKNTQIKTNTIPSCTIPGNLEQVTQALVNIFNNSIEANSSMIEIYCEVTDTACKITIEDDGKGIEDEQLKNLGLPFYSNSLEGTGLGMMVVYRIIENLGGNIEVKSTKHLGTKVKLTLPITTPAINPGS